One window from the genome of Streptomyces sp. NBC_00708 encodes:
- a CDS encoding TerD family protein, translating to MTAMTPGSNLPLTAVRVAVDVAAPVRLDVSGLLLTADGKVRSDDDFIFYNQPSGPGVTYRSGGGGAPDAVVVDTASVPAGIERIVVTASPDGAGQTFQGVEPTATVRNADDGSVLASFTPPRLGAETALVVMEVYRRGGAWKVRAVGQGYANGLAGIATDFGVTVDETPAAPAPRATTPAPPAPVAAPVDPRVAPAAPAAPPAPAAPPAPGRINLDKGRVSLRKNETVSLVKAGRPLLSQVKMGLGWEPAFRGKDIDLDASVIAYGPQRNHLDSCYFGKLSILNGAIKHSGDNLTGEGEGDDEVIVVDLGRIPAEATGLVFTVNSFTGQKFTEVAKAYCRLVDAATDEELVRFDLTGAEPQTGVMMAKLIKQFSGEWEMTAIGDFVKSRTVRGMVKPAAQAL from the coding sequence ATGACCGCTATGACACCTGGCTCGAATCTTCCGCTCACCGCCGTCCGCGTGGCGGTGGACGTCGCGGCGCCCGTGCGGCTCGACGTGTCGGGCCTGCTGCTCACCGCCGACGGCAAGGTGCGCTCCGACGACGACTTCATCTTCTACAACCAGCCCTCGGGCCCCGGTGTGACCTACCGCTCGGGCGGCGGCGGCGCGCCGGACGCGGTCGTCGTGGACACCGCGTCGGTGCCCGCCGGCATCGAGAGGATCGTCGTCACGGCGAGCCCGGACGGCGCCGGTCAGACCTTCCAGGGCGTCGAGCCGACCGCCACCGTGCGCAACGCGGACGACGGCAGCGTGCTCGCGTCCTTCACCCCGCCCCGGCTGGGCGCCGAGACCGCGCTCGTGGTCATGGAGGTCTACCGGCGCGGCGGTGCCTGGAAGGTCCGCGCGGTCGGCCAGGGCTATGCGAACGGGCTGGCGGGCATCGCCACCGACTTCGGCGTCACGGTCGACGAGACCCCCGCCGCGCCCGCTCCCCGGGCCACCACCCCCGCGCCCCCGGCGCCCGTCGCCGCGCCGGTGGACCCGCGCGTCGCGCCTGCCGCCCCTGCCGCGCCCCCGGCGCCCGCCGCGCCGCCCGCACCGGGGCGGATCAACCTCGACAAGGGCCGGGTCAGCCTCCGGAAGAACGAGACCGTCTCGCTGGTCAAGGCGGGGCGCCCGCTGCTCTCCCAGGTCAAGATGGGCCTCGGCTGGGAGCCCGCGTTTCGCGGCAAGGACATCGACCTGGACGCCTCGGTCATCGCCTACGGGCCGCAGCGCAACCACCTGGACAGCTGCTACTTCGGCAAGCTGTCCATCCTGAACGGCGCGATCAAGCACTCCGGGGACAACCTCACCGGCGAGGGCGAGGGCGACGACGAGGTGATCGTCGTGGACCTGGGCCGGATTCCCGCCGAGGCGACCGGTCTGGTGTTCACGGTCAACTCGTTCACGGGCCAGAAGTTCACCGAGGTGGCCAAGGCCTACTGCCGGCTGGTCGACGCGGCCACCGACGAGGAGCTGGTCCGCTTCGACCTGACCGGGGCCGAGCCGCAGACCGGCGTGATGATGGCCAAGCTGATCAAGCAGTTCTCCGGTGAGTGGGAGATGACCGCCATCGGTGACTTCGTGAAGTCGCGGACCGTCCGGGGCATGGTCAAGCCCGCCGCCCAGGCCCTGTAG
- the araD gene encoding L-arabinonate dehydratase, which translates to MTGRIAPEELRSHQWYGTDGLRSFSHRARTRQLGYLPEEHLGKPVVAILNTWSDINPCHVHLRDRAQAVKRGVWQAGGFPLEFPVSTLSETFQKPTPMLYRNMLAMETEELLRSYPVDGAVLLGGCDKSTPALLMGAASVDLPAVFVPAGPMLPGHWRNEVLGSGTDMWKYWDDKRAGLIGDCEMGELENGLARSPGHCMTMGTASTLTAAAEALGVTVPGASSIPAVDSGHDRMAAQSGLRIVELVWQQRKLSQILTAEAYEDAVATVLALGGSTNAVIHLIAMAGRSGIKLTLDDFDRIARTVPVLANLRPGGKYLMEDFHFAGGLPGFLARLTDVLHLDRPTVAHDTLREQLDGALVHNDDVIRERSNPLAEEGGVAVLRGNLCPDGAVIKHIAAEPHLLRHTGPAVVFDDYREMQRTINDPALALTPGHVLVLRNAGPKGGPGMPEYGMLPIPDYLLKQGVRDMVRLSDARMSGTSYGACVLHIAPESYVGGPLALVRTGDLVTLDVEARLLSLDVSDEELARRRAEWTPPPVRHERGYQALYQDQITQADTGCDFAFLARPGQVPDPYAG; encoded by the coding sequence ATGACCGGCCGCATCGCCCCCGAGGAGCTGCGCAGCCACCAGTGGTACGGCACCGACGGGCTGCGCTCCTTCAGCCACCGCGCCCGCACCCGCCAGCTCGGCTACCTCCCCGAGGAGCACCTGGGCAAGCCGGTCGTCGCGATCCTCAACACCTGGTCGGACATCAACCCCTGCCACGTGCACCTGCGCGACCGGGCGCAGGCCGTCAAGCGCGGGGTCTGGCAGGCGGGCGGCTTCCCGCTGGAGTTCCCGGTCTCCACGCTCTCGGAGACGTTCCAGAAGCCGACCCCGATGCTCTACCGCAACATGCTGGCGATGGAGACCGAGGAGCTGCTGCGCTCGTACCCCGTCGACGGGGCGGTGCTGCTCGGCGGCTGCGACAAGTCCACCCCGGCGCTGCTGATGGGCGCGGCCTCCGTCGACCTGCCGGCCGTCTTCGTGCCGGCCGGGCCGATGCTGCCGGGGCACTGGCGCAACGAGGTCCTGGGCTCCGGCACCGATATGTGGAAGTACTGGGACGACAAGCGCGCCGGGCTCATCGGCGACTGCGAGATGGGCGAGCTGGAGAACGGCCTCGCCCGCTCGCCCGGACACTGCATGACCATGGGCACGGCGTCCACGCTCACCGCCGCGGCCGAGGCGCTCGGCGTCACCGTCCCCGGCGCCTCCTCCATCCCCGCCGTCGACTCCGGCCACGACCGGATGGCCGCGCAGTCCGGGCTCCGCATCGTCGAACTGGTGTGGCAGCAGCGGAAGCTGTCGCAGATCCTGACGGCGGAGGCGTACGAGGACGCCGTCGCCACGGTCCTCGCGCTCGGCGGCTCCACCAACGCCGTCATCCACCTCATCGCGATGGCCGGCCGCTCCGGGATCAAGCTCACCCTCGACGACTTCGACCGCATCGCGCGCACCGTCCCGGTGCTGGCCAATCTGCGCCCCGGCGGGAAGTACCTCATGGAGGACTTCCACTTCGCCGGCGGACTGCCCGGGTTCCTGGCCCGGCTGACCGACGTACTGCACCTGGACCGGCCCACGGTCGCGCACGACACCCTGCGCGAACAGCTCGACGGGGCGCTCGTGCACAACGACGACGTCATACGGGAGCGCTCCAACCCCCTGGCCGAGGAGGGCGGCGTGGCGGTGCTGCGCGGCAACCTCTGCCCGGACGGCGCCGTCATCAAGCACATCGCCGCCGAACCCCACCTGCTGCGCCACACCGGACCCGCGGTCGTCTTCGACGACTACCGGGAGATGCAGCGCACCATCAACGACCCGGCGCTCGCGCTCACCCCCGGCCATGTGCTGGTCCTGCGCAACGCCGGTCCCAAGGGCGGCCCCGGCATGCCCGAGTACGGGATGCTGCCGATCCCCGACTACCTGCTGAAGCAGGGCGTACGGGACATGGTCCGGCTCTCCGACGCCCGGATGAGCGGCACCAGTTACGGGGCGTGCGTGCTGCACATCGCACCCGAGTCGTACGTCGGCGGGCCCCTCGCCCTCGTCCGCACCGGTGACCTCGTCACCCTGGACGTCGAGGCGCGGCTGCTCAGCCTCGACGTGTCCGACGAGGAACTGGCGCGCCGCCGCGCCGAGTGGACCCCGCCGCCCGTCCGCCACGAGCGCGGCTACCAGGCGCTCTACCAGGACCAGATCACCCAGGCCGACACCGGCTG
- a CDS encoding 5-dehydro-4-deoxyglucarate dehydratase, translated as MSSDPLAARLTAVAGPLFFPVTAYDAAGSVDVDAFRAHVRQGIDAGAAAVFAACGTGEFHALTPEEFRTVVAAAVEETAGQVPVVAGAGYGTALAVRFAELAEEAGADGLLAMPPYLVHADQAGLLAHYTALAGATGLETIVYQRDNAVFTPETVLALARTPGIIGLKDGYGDLDLMQRIVSAVRTGLPGEDFLYFNGLPTAELTGLAYRGIGVTLYSSAVFAFAPDIALAFYRALESGDDALVNALLDTFYRPLVELRSQGRGYAVSLVKAGVRLHGLDVGEVRSPLTEPTAAHIKELTEIVAAGRALLERRG; from the coding sequence GTGAGCTCAGACCCGCTGGCCGCCCGGCTCACCGCCGTTGCCGGGCCGCTCTTCTTCCCCGTCACCGCGTACGACGCGGCCGGCTCCGTCGATGTGGACGCCTTCCGGGCGCACGTCCGCCAGGGCATCGACGCAGGCGCCGCGGCGGTGTTCGCGGCCTGCGGCACCGGGGAGTTCCACGCCCTGACGCCGGAGGAGTTCAGGACCGTCGTCGCCGCCGCGGTGGAGGAGACCGCCGGACAGGTGCCGGTCGTCGCGGGCGCCGGATACGGCACCGCGCTCGCCGTCCGGTTCGCGGAACTCGCCGAGGAGGCCGGCGCGGACGGGCTGCTGGCCATGCCCCCGTACCTCGTCCACGCCGACCAGGCGGGGCTGCTCGCGCACTACACGGCGCTGGCGGGGGCCACCGGCCTGGAGACGATCGTCTACCAGCGCGACAACGCCGTCTTCACGCCCGAGACCGTGCTCGCGCTGGCCCGGACCCCCGGGATCATCGGCCTCAAGGACGGCTACGGCGACCTGGACCTGATGCAGCGCATCGTCAGCGCGGTGCGCACCGGGCTGCCGGGGGAGGACTTCCTCTACTTCAACGGGCTGCCCACCGCGGAACTCACCGGCCTCGCCTACCGGGGCATCGGCGTCACGCTGTACTCCTCCGCGGTCTTCGCCTTCGCCCCGGACATCGCGCTCGCCTTCTACCGGGCCCTGGAGTCCGGCGACGACGCCCTGGTCAACGCGCTGCTGGACACGTTCTACCGGCCGCTCGTCGAACTGCGCTCCCAGGGCCGCGGCTACGCCGTCTCCCTGGTCAAGGCGGGGGTCCGGCTCCACGGGCTGGACGTCGGGGAGGTGCGCAGCCCGCTCACCGAGCCGACGGCCGCGCACATCAAGGAGCTGACGGAGATCGTCGCCGCCGGCCGCGCGCTGCTGGAGCGGCGCGGATGA
- a CDS encoding PhoX family protein, producing MAFTRREFSRQSALTGAGIALTGTVAALATAPGALAAGDPAHGHGHHDHGHGHDGHGHGHHHEPGYGPLRSDPKGILALPAGFSYRIITHCGVTKLDSGEYTPSNHDGTAAFEGPRGVTLLVNNHELSGTRAGWEHPVPLTDGLVYDPVAAGGCTVVETRRDGRTAEWVGIAGTSTNCAGGATPWDTWLTCEETEDKAGKNGLLKDHGYVFEVDPYDRRANRSPRPVKAFGRYAHEAVVIDPKQGHAYLTEDASGPNGLLYRWVPPHGFRHGRGKLRTLADDAGVLQAFKCFDKHGTFVDDLSRATKTGTVYGVDWVDVPDRDAKKVSVRKQFADGEITRARKLEGMWWSDGGAYIVSSFARDESPVQHDGQVWFYDPKRRTLTLKVLLGVNPDPSKDGAFDGPDNITVSPYGGLVIAEDGEGVQHLFGATESGRTYPIARNELNIGSAEEPEYSEFTGVTFSPDGRTLFANIQTPGIMVAITGPWKRQPNR from the coding sequence ATGGCCTTCACGCGCAGGGAATTCAGCAGACAGTCCGCCCTCACCGGTGCCGGCATCGCCCTCACCGGAACCGTCGCCGCGCTGGCCACCGCGCCCGGCGCCCTCGCCGCCGGGGACCCGGCCCACGGCCACGGTCACCACGACCACGGCCACGGTCACGACGGACACGGTCACGGCCACCACCACGAGCCGGGCTACGGCCCGCTGCGCTCCGACCCCAAGGGCATACTCGCGCTGCCCGCCGGATTCTCGTACCGGATCATCACGCACTGCGGCGTCACCAAGCTGGACAGCGGCGAGTACACGCCCTCCAACCACGACGGCACGGCCGCCTTCGAGGGCCCGCGCGGAGTGACGCTGCTGGTCAACAACCACGAGCTGAGCGGCACCCGGGCGGGCTGGGAGCACCCCGTGCCCCTCACCGACGGCCTCGTCTACGACCCGGTCGCGGCCGGCGGCTGCACCGTCGTCGAGACCCGCCGCGACGGCCGCACCGCCGAGTGGGTCGGCATCGCCGGCACCTCCACCAACTGCGCCGGCGGCGCCACCCCGTGGGACACCTGGCTCACCTGCGAGGAGACCGAGGACAAGGCCGGCAAGAACGGCCTCCTGAAGGACCACGGCTACGTCTTCGAGGTCGACCCGTACGACCGGCGCGCCAACCGCTCCCCGCGGCCGGTCAAGGCCTTCGGCCGGTACGCGCACGAGGCGGTCGTCATCGACCCCAAGCAGGGCCACGCCTACCTCACCGAGGACGCCTCGGGCCCCAACGGCCTCCTCTACCGCTGGGTGCCGCCGCACGGCTTCCGGCACGGCCGCGGCAAGCTGCGCACCCTCGCCGACGACGCGGGCGTGCTCCAGGCGTTCAAGTGCTTCGACAAGCACGGCACGTTCGTCGACGACCTCTCGCGGGCCACGAAGACCGGCACCGTGTACGGCGTGGACTGGGTCGACGTGCCCGACCGGGACGCGAAGAAGGTCTCGGTGCGCAAGCAGTTCGCGGACGGTGAGATCACCCGCGCCCGCAAGCTGGAGGGCATGTGGTGGAGCGACGGCGGCGCGTACATCGTGTCCTCGTTCGCCCGTGACGAGAGCCCCGTGCAGCACGACGGCCAGGTCTGGTTCTACGACCCGAAGCGCCGCACGCTGACCCTGAAGGTGCTCCTCGGCGTCAACCCGGACCCGTCGAAGGACGGCGCCTTCGACGGCCCGGACAACATCACCGTCTCGCCGTACGGCGGCCTGGTCATCGCCGAGGACGGGGAGGGCGTCCAGCACCTCTTCGGGGCGACCGAGAGCGGCCGCACCTACCCGATCGCGCGCAACGAGCTGAACATCGGCAGCGCCGAGGAGCCGGAGTACAGCGAGTTCACCGGGGTCACGTTCTCGCCGGACGGCAGGACGCTGTTCGCCAACATCCAGACCCCGGGGATCATGGTCGCGATCACCGGTCCGTGGAAGCGGCAGCCCAACCGTTAA
- a CDS encoding dihydrodipicolinate synthase family protein has product MDLTPLKAALADVVAIPVTPFAGDGTIDTTAHRALLRRLLDGGVRIVTPNGNTGEFYALTPEERRTVTELTIDEAGGRATVLVGVGHDVPAAVAAAEHARDAGAEMVMVHQPVHPYVSQDGWIDYHRAIAEAVPGLGVVPYIRNPHLDGAALAALADACPNVIGVKYAVPDAARFAAFARDAGLERFVWVAGLAELYAPAYFSAGATGFTSGLVNVAPGVSLAMLEALRAGDHPAAMKVWEQIRRFEELRADRQSANNVTVVKEALAALGLCDRAVRPPSRVLPEAQRAEVAGQIAGWSI; this is encoded by the coding sequence ATGGACCTCACCCCGCTGAAGGCGGCCCTCGCAGACGTCGTGGCGATCCCGGTGACCCCGTTCGCCGGGGACGGGACCATCGACACCACGGCGCACCGCGCCCTGCTGCGGAGACTGCTCGACGGCGGCGTGCGCATCGTCACCCCGAACGGCAACACCGGCGAGTTCTACGCGCTCACCCCCGAGGAGCGGCGCACGGTCACCGAGCTGACCATCGACGAGGCCGGCGGCCGCGCCACGGTCCTGGTCGGGGTCGGGCACGACGTGCCGGCCGCCGTCGCCGCCGCCGAGCACGCCCGGGATGCCGGGGCCGAGATGGTGATGGTGCACCAGCCCGTCCACCCGTACGTCTCGCAGGACGGCTGGATCGACTACCACCGGGCCATCGCCGAGGCCGTACCCGGGCTCGGGGTCGTCCCGTACATCCGCAACCCGCACCTGGACGGGGCGGCCCTGGCCGCGCTCGCGGACGCCTGCCCCAACGTCATCGGCGTCAAGTACGCGGTGCCGGACGCCGCCCGCTTCGCCGCCTTCGCCCGCGACGCCGGCCTCGAACGCTTCGTCTGGGTCGCCGGGCTCGCCGAGCTGTACGCCCCGGCCTACTTCTCGGCCGGCGCCACCGGCTTCACCTCCGGGCTCGTCAACGTGGCGCCCGGCGTCTCGCTGGCCATGCTGGAGGCGCTGCGGGCCGGCGACCACCCGGCCGCCATGAAGGTCTGGGAGCAGATCCGCCGCTTCGAGGAACTGCGTGCGGACCGGCAGTCCGCCAACAACGTCACCGTCGTCAAGGAGGCCCTGGCCGCCCTCGGTCTCTGCGACCGCGCGGTGCGCCCGCCCAGCCGGGTGCTGCCCGAGGCGCAGCGCGCCGAGGTCGCCGGCCAGATCGCCGGGTGGTCCATATGA
- a CDS encoding NAD(P)-dependent oxidoreductase yields the protein MPAATPRTVLLTGAAGGLGTLMRALLPAHGYTLRLFDMVPIEGEPDAITADLGDTDALREAVAGVDAIIHLAGISLEAPFGKILGANIEGTYNLYEAAREAGVRRIVFASSNHAVGFTPRPLPGDPLIPVDTPRRPDTFYGLSKSFGEDLAQLYWDRHGMETVSVRIGSCFPEPTSVRMLSVWMSPADGARLFDAALTAENVGHTVVNGSSDNTRLWWDLTSARALGYEPRDDSEPYAAKLIAEQGELDPANPDHAHLGGHFCTNPPLWPH from the coding sequence ATGCCCGCTGCCACGCCCCGCACCGTCCTGCTCACCGGCGCCGCCGGCGGCCTCGGCACGCTGATGCGCGCGCTACTGCCCGCCCACGGCTACACCCTGCGCCTGTTCGACATGGTGCCGATCGAGGGCGAGCCGGACGCGATCACCGCCGATCTCGGGGACACGGACGCGCTGCGCGAGGCCGTGGCGGGGGTCGACGCGATCATCCACCTCGCGGGCATCTCCCTGGAAGCCCCCTTCGGCAAGATCCTCGGGGCGAACATCGAGGGCACGTACAACCTGTACGAGGCCGCCCGGGAAGCCGGGGTCCGCCGCATCGTGTTCGCCTCGTCCAACCACGCCGTGGGCTTCACCCCGCGCCCGCTCCCCGGCGACCCGCTGATCCCGGTGGACACCCCCCGCCGCCCCGACACCTTCTACGGCCTCTCGAAGTCGTTCGGCGAGGACCTCGCCCAGCTGTACTGGGACCGGCACGGCATGGAGACGGTGTCCGTCCGCATCGGCTCCTGCTTCCCCGAGCCGACGTCCGTACGGATGCTGTCGGTGTGGATGAGCCCTGCCGACGGCGCCCGGCTGTTCGACGCCGCGCTGACCGCCGAGAACGTCGGCCACACCGTCGTCAACGGCTCCTCGGACAACACCCGGCTCTGGTGGGACCTGACCTCCGCCCGCGCACTGGGCTACGAACCGCGGGACGACTCCGAGCCGTACGCGGCGAAGCTCATCGCGGAACAGGGCGAACTGGACCCCGCCAACCCCGACCACGCCCACCTCGGCGGCCACTTCTGCACCAACCCGCCGCTCTGGCCGCACTGA
- a CDS encoding GntR family transcriptional regulator, whose amino-acid sequence MTFAPTPIPSRTQYVLEAIKHAILTAQLRPGQALVETELAAQFGVSKTPVREALKTLAGTGLVVMSQYKGATVRLVDAAMAREVYDVRLLLEPEALRRSITRRASLDAAQEALERADSAGDKADRSLANRDFHRALYLPCGNPLLARMLDEVRDQAALVSTVAWSAVPSWEREAAEHREILRLALADDADAAAGALHDHIASFVRRAFPDDEDGGDAA is encoded by the coding sequence ATGACCTTTGCGCCCACCCCGATTCCGTCCCGCACCCAGTACGTGCTGGAGGCGATCAAGCACGCGATCCTCACGGCACAACTGAGGCCGGGGCAGGCGCTCGTGGAGACCGAGCTCGCCGCGCAGTTCGGGGTCTCCAAGACCCCCGTCCGCGAGGCCCTGAAGACCCTCGCCGGCACCGGACTCGTCGTCATGAGCCAGTACAAGGGCGCCACCGTGCGGCTGGTCGACGCGGCCATGGCCCGCGAGGTGTACGACGTACGGCTGCTGCTCGAACCGGAGGCGCTGCGCCGCTCGATCACCCGCAGGGCCTCGCTCGACGCGGCGCAGGAGGCCCTGGAGCGGGCGGACTCGGCGGGCGACAAGGCCGACCGCTCGCTCGCCAACCGGGACTTCCACCGCGCGCTGTACCTGCCCTGCGGCAACCCGCTGCTGGCGCGGATGCTCGACGAGGTCCGCGACCAGGCCGCCCTGGTCTCCACGGTCGCCTGGTCGGCCGTCCCGTCCTGGGAGCGGGAGGCGGCCGAGCACCGGGAGATCCTGCGGCTCGCGCTCGCCGACGACGCGGACGCGGCGGCCGGGGCCCTGCACGACCACATCGCGTCGTTCGTCCGCCGCGCCTTCCCCGACGACGAGGACGGGGGCGACGCGGCGTGA
- a CDS encoding MFS transporter: MAVGRVLRDRTAGLFLAAVVVSGFGSSAMRLAAGIWVRSLTGSDALAALALFAVWLPVLFGPLLGAVADRLPRKPLLVGTNVVLAASTAVLALVRVEGRVWLLFAVLVLYGCLSVLMDSAESAVVAGAVPAASLGDFNGLRMTANEGMKLVAPLTGAGLYTRYGGGAVALLDAVSFALAAGLYALLRVRRTARPGPAAPGGRTAGLRQLWGSPVLRPLVLAASATMLCAGLNGATLYAVVGGVLGHSPAYAGVLSVAQGIGSVAVGLLAGPLMRRLPGRVFPAAGIAVFGVAVGLRAVPSDAVALTACALIGVGLPCVLIAALTAVQRETPDALLGRTAASADTVMMSPNAVALGIGAGLVARVDVTVLLPAVGAAAVLTAALLLVGRREPVVPAAPRVTAEA, encoded by the coding sequence ATGGCGGTGGGGCGGGTCCTGCGGGACCGGACGGCGGGGCTGTTCCTCGCGGCGGTCGTGGTCTCCGGGTTCGGCAGTTCGGCGATGCGGCTGGCGGCCGGGATCTGGGTCAGGTCGCTGACGGGTTCGGACGCGTTGGCGGCCCTCGCGCTGTTCGCGGTCTGGCTGCCGGTGCTGTTCGGCCCGCTGCTCGGTGCGGTGGCGGACCGGTTGCCGCGCAAGCCGCTGCTGGTGGGCACGAACGTCGTCCTGGCGGCCTCGACGGCGGTGCTCGCGCTGGTGCGCGTGGAGGGGCGCGTGTGGCTGCTGTTCGCGGTGCTCGTGCTGTACGGGTGCCTCTCGGTCCTGATGGACTCGGCGGAGTCGGCCGTGGTGGCGGGGGCGGTCCCGGCCGCGTCCCTCGGCGACTTCAACGGGCTGCGGATGACGGCGAACGAGGGCATGAAGCTGGTGGCCCCGCTGACCGGCGCCGGGCTCTACACCCGTTACGGGGGCGGCGCGGTGGCGCTCCTGGACGCGGTCTCGTTCGCCCTGGCCGCCGGGCTCTACGCGCTGTTGCGGGTACGCCGGACGGCCCGCCCCGGCCCCGCCGCACCGGGTGGCCGGACGGCCGGGCTGCGGCAGCTGTGGGGGTCGCCGGTGCTGCGGCCCCTGGTCCTCGCCGCCTCGGCCACGATGCTGTGCGCCGGGCTCAACGGGGCGACGCTGTACGCCGTCGTGGGCGGCGTCCTCGGCCACTCCCCCGCGTACGCCGGTGTGCTGTCGGTCGCGCAGGGCATCGGGTCCGTCGCGGTCGGGCTGCTCGCGGGCCCGCTGATGCGCCGGCTGCCGGGTCGGGTGTTCCCGGCTGCGGGGATCGCCGTGTTCGGTGTCGCGGTGGGCCTGCGGGCCGTGCCGTCCGACGCGGTGGCGCTCACCGCCTGCGCACTGATCGGGGTGGGCCTGCCGTGCGTGCTGATCGCCGCGCTGACGGCGGTGCAGCGGGAGACGCCGGACGCGCTGCTGGGCCGTACGGCCGCGAGCGCGGACACGGTGATGATGTCGCCCAACGCGGTGGCGCTGGGCATCGGCGCGGGGCTGGTGGCGCGGGTGGACGTCACGGTGCTGCTGCCGGCGGTGGGCGCGGCGGCGGTACTGACGGCGGCGCTGCTGCTCGTGGGCCGGCGGGAGCCGGTGGTTCCCGCCGCCCCACGGGTCACGGCCGAGGCGTGA